A DNA window from Streptomyces parvus contains the following coding sequences:
- a CDS encoding NAD(P)/FAD-dependent oxidoreductase, whose product MIGAGPSGLAASRVLASRGIPFDCYEAGSGIGGLWRYGNDNGMSGVYASLHANISKESMSFSSLPMPDSYPVFPHHTQVLAYLESYAETFGLHGHIGLRTEVTSVRPLEGGGWEVTRRSRGASEPETGRYTEVVVANGHHWDPRLPDPAVPGAGEFEGSAVHAHAYRSPEPYAGRRVLVVGMGNSGCEIAAEISRTAARTFLSARAVAHVFPKMLLGRPADHWAVGRAAALPRFLQDPAMALLLRLVRGAPALYGLPEPVRRPLAAHPSTSDELLVQLARGAVTVKPGVRSFGRDSASFTDGSRENVDDVVYATGYSLSFPFLDPAVFAAPEGRTELYLRTVPPRLPGLFFMGLAQPAGAAFPLLEPQAEWIADLIEGEVRLPTPAEMTRSIARARERHDKVYAQTYRHGIEIDIRTYRRALRRELRAGRRRARRADAPLPEAPRPAPVSDTA is encoded by the coding sequence GTGATCGGAGCCGGCCCCTCCGGCCTGGCCGCGAGCAGAGTCCTCGCCTCGCGCGGCATCCCGTTCGACTGCTATGAGGCGGGCTCGGGCATCGGCGGGCTCTGGCGCTACGGCAACGACAACGGCATGTCGGGGGTGTACGCGTCGCTGCACGCGAACATCTCCAAGGAGAGCATGTCCTTCTCCTCGCTGCCGATGCCGGACTCCTACCCGGTCTTCCCGCACCACACCCAGGTCCTCGCCTACCTGGAGAGCTACGCGGAGACCTTCGGGCTGCACGGCCACATCGGGCTGCGCACGGAGGTCACCTCCGTGCGCCCCCTGGAGGGCGGCGGCTGGGAGGTCACCCGCCGGAGCCGAGGAGCGTCGGAGCCGGAGACCGGCCGGTACACCGAGGTGGTGGTGGCCAACGGGCACCACTGGGACCCGCGTCTTCCGGACCCCGCCGTGCCCGGGGCCGGGGAGTTCGAGGGCTCCGCCGTCCACGCGCACGCCTACCGCTCGCCCGAGCCGTACGCCGGGCGGCGGGTGCTCGTGGTCGGGATGGGCAACTCCGGGTGCGAGATCGCGGCGGAGATCTCGCGTACGGCGGCGCGGACGTTCCTCTCAGCCCGCGCCGTCGCGCACGTGTTCCCGAAGATGCTGCTCGGGCGGCCCGCGGACCACTGGGCGGTGGGCAGAGCGGCCGCCCTCCCCCGCTTCCTCCAGGACCCGGCGATGGCACTCCTGCTGCGGCTGGTCCGTGGCGCCCCCGCGCTCTACGGGCTTCCCGAACCGGTGCGGCGGCCTCTCGCCGCCCATCCCTCGACGTCGGACGAGCTCCTCGTCCAGCTGGCCCGGGGTGCGGTGACCGTGAAGCCCGGCGTCCGCTCCTTCGGACGGGACTCGGCGTCCTTCACGGACGGCAGCCGCGAGAACGTGGACGACGTGGTGTACGCCACTGGGTACTCGCTGTCCTTCCCCTTCCTGGACCCCGCCGTCTTCGCCGCGCCGGAGGGCCGCACCGAGCTGTATCTGCGCACGGTGCCGCCCCGGCTCCCCGGGCTCTTCTTCATGGGGCTCGCACAACCGGCGGGAGCGGCCTTCCCGTTGCTCGAACCGCAGGCCGAATGGATCGCCGACCTGATCGAAGGGGAGGTCCGTCTGCCGACGCCCGCGGAGATGACCCGGTCGATCGCCCGCGCGCGGGAACGGCACGACAAGGTCTACGCGCAGACCTACCGGCACGGGATCGAGATCGACATCCGCACCTACCGGCGGGCCCTTCGCCGGGAGCTGCGGGCGGGCAGGCGCCGAGCGCGCCGGGCAGACGCTCCCCTCCCCGAGGCGCCTCGTCCCGCTCCGGTCTCCGACACGGCGTGA
- a CDS encoding ABC transporter ATP-binding protein, with translation MDVHDVHHSYRQHAVLRGVGLRLRPGTLAGIVGENGAGKTTLLKILSGELRPDRGAVHHSGRFGYCPQTVVLDDSFTVRQHLDFFRSAFGLTGLERAEEVMETLAFTEYLDQRAGRLSGGSRQKLNLTLALMHDPDVLLLDEPYQGFDWETYLRFWELATRLRDAGRSVLVVSHLAYDVDRLDQLWRLEGGRLHLQERPTEAAA, from the coding sequence ATGGACGTCCACGATGTGCACCACTCCTACCGGCAGCACGCCGTCCTGCGGGGCGTCGGCCTCCGGCTGAGGCCCGGCACCCTGGCCGGGATCGTCGGCGAGAACGGTGCGGGCAAGACGACCCTGCTGAAGATCCTCTCCGGCGAACTCCGGCCGGACCGGGGGGCCGTGCACCACAGCGGCAGGTTCGGCTACTGCCCGCAGACCGTGGTGCTGGACGATTCCTTCACCGTCCGCCAGCACCTCGACTTCTTCAGGAGCGCGTTCGGCCTCACAGGCCTCGAACGGGCCGAGGAGGTGATGGAGACCCTGGCCTTCACCGAGTACCTCGACCAGCGCGCGGGCCGGCTCAGCGGCGGCTCGCGGCAGAAGCTCAACCTGACCCTGGCCCTCATGCACGACCCGGACGTACTCCTGCTGGACGAGCCCTACCAGGGCTTCGACTGGGAGACCTACCTGCGCTTCTGGGAACTGGCGACCAGGCTGCGCGACGCCGGGCGTTCGGTGCTGGTCGTCTCGCACCTCGCGTACGACGTCGACCGGCTGGACCAGCTCTGGCGCCTGGAGGGCGGGCGCCTGCACCTCCAGGAACGGCCTACGGAGGCCGCGGCATGA